The Vibrio splendidus genome has a window encoding:
- a CDS encoding efflux RND transporter periplasmic adaptor subunit, with amino-acid sequence MQSNLSINAISSKRMGAVITALLLAGSLTGCNKVQSEETVQVVKPVKLFEIPLQTDIELDSFIAKVDATDRAALSFQVGGDIETFDVRMGQEVNKGQVLAVLDATDYRIAVDAAQAKFDLANSQYKQASELYAKKLVSTDYYDQAVNTFTAADVELDQAKTNLGYTTLVAPFDGVVSMVFGKQYQLIAEKQPVLNILNHSEMDVTFSIPVSKLEDRSIQDLTSSNMWVVMDSHRGIRIPTRFKEISTQPDEDTNSYQAVVSIEKPEGINLLSGMTAQVEVQKHKSDYGIGIVDSAWLTKEADHGELWRYNPDSQLISKVQVLLDEQGKVIDGLSSGDLIVEAGVDVLSDGQQVKAWLREGGI; translated from the coding sequence ATGCAGTCCAATTTGTCTATCAATGCCATATCGAGCAAGCGCATGGGAGCTGTAATTACAGCACTATTGCTCGCAGGCTCTTTGACCGGATGTAATAAGGTTCAGTCAGAAGAAACGGTTCAAGTTGTTAAGCCTGTAAAGCTGTTTGAGATTCCTTTGCAGACGGATATCGAGCTTGATAGCTTTATCGCAAAAGTGGATGCAACCGACCGTGCTGCGCTTTCCTTCCAAGTAGGAGGCGACATTGAAACCTTCGATGTTCGTATGGGACAAGAAGTGAATAAAGGTCAGGTGCTCGCCGTATTAGATGCGACGGATTACCGTATTGCGGTTGATGCAGCACAAGCCAAATTTGATCTTGCGAATAGCCAATACAAACAAGCTTCTGAGTTGTACGCGAAAAAGTTAGTCAGTACCGATTACTACGACCAAGCCGTGAACACCTTTACTGCCGCTGACGTTGAGTTGGACCAAGCAAAAACAAACCTTGGCTACACCACCTTAGTTGCTCCATTCGATGGCGTGGTATCGATGGTGTTTGGAAAACAATATCAATTGATCGCAGAAAAGCAGCCTGTACTGAATATTTTGAATCACAGTGAAATGGACGTGACGTTTTCTATTCCAGTATCAAAGCTTGAAGATCGTTCTATTCAAGACCTAACGAGCTCAAACATGTGGGTTGTGATGGATAGCCACCGTGGTATTCGTATCCCGACTCGCTTTAAAGAAATCTCTACACAACCAGATGAAGACACCAACAGCTACCAAGCGGTTGTATCTATCGAAAAGCCGGAAGGCATCAATTTACTTTCTGGGATGACAGCGCAAGTTGAAGTTCAGAAGCATAAATCTGACTACGGTATTGGCATTGTTGATTCAGCTTGGTTAACCAAAGAAGCTGACCATGGTGAGCTATGGCGCTATAACCCTGATTCTCAATTGATTTCTAAAGTACAAGTCCTTCTTGATGAGCAAGGCAAGGTTATTGATGGATTGTCGTCTGGCGACCTTATCGTTGAAGCGGGTGTGGATGTGTTATCCGATGGACAGCAAGTAAAAGCTTGGTTACGTGAGGGCGGTATTTAA
- a CDS encoding TetR/AcrR family transcriptional regulator — protein sequence MKMTEKKQGRRSAKDAEETRFLIMGVAADMFCEHGYDSVSLRNISEKAGVSHSLIRHHFGSKEKIWHAISDCLHAYFQSYIAKIVEELPKGVAPNITIYLFSMRLFSNMIHSRKPMQLITDSVRQKDNLVDYFIDNVGDVEKEINMLAEQYNDANPENLINIYEIKWQMIMYAHGAVCLTPFMESTWNEGDMVTSPEDALLKHWQLFNTQMVSKFRIEDQWVLNPTSLEELIYEVPCVWKCNQEHH from the coding sequence ATGAAGATGACTGAAAAGAAACAAGGCAGAAGAAGCGCAAAAGACGCTGAAGAGACGAGATTTTTGATCATGGGTGTTGCTGCGGATATGTTCTGTGAGCATGGTTATGATAGCGTTTCGCTTCGTAACATCAGTGAGAAAGCAGGTGTATCGCATAGCCTTATTCGCCACCACTTTGGCAGCAAAGAAAAAATCTGGCATGCGATAAGCGATTGTTTACACGCCTATTTTCAGTCTTATATTGCTAAGATAGTAGAAGAGTTACCAAAAGGCGTCGCACCAAACATTACTATCTATTTATTTAGTATGCGCCTTTTTAGCAACATGATTCACTCACGAAAACCGATGCAACTTATCACTGACTCTGTTCGCCAAAAAGACAACTTGGTCGATTATTTTATCGACAATGTTGGCGATGTCGAAAAAGAAATCAACATGTTAGCTGAACAATATAACGATGCGAATCCAGAGAATTTGATCAACATTTATGAGATTAAGTGGCAAATGATCATGTATGCGCACGGAGCGGTATGCCTAACTCCCTTCATGGAGAGCACTTGGAATGAAGGCGATATGGTCACCTCGCCCGAAGATGCCCTACTTAAGCATTGGCAGCTTTTCAACACGCAGATGGTCAGCAAGTTTAGAATAGAAGACCAATGGGTGCTAAACCCAACTAGCCTAGAAGAGCTAATTTATGAAGTGCCCTGTGTATGGAAGTGCAATCAAGAACATCATTAA
- a CDS encoding efflux RND transporter periplasmic adaptor subunit — protein sequence MNLSKLSIVVASAILLQACNSEAVHREQPPLLVSTFEVGAPLTDQFRSFNGQVMPAELTPLAFKLAGEIQQVLVEAGDNVEKGQLLATLDNATYLQDLTDANSQFKLASKQLARGTEMFGSKMLSQSELDQLTANYKLASANLAAAERKLSYTELLAPFSGTVSTVDKQRFENTTPGETLLSVYQNDKVYVRIQVSDSILASISPDMRSNSYRPEATFGGHTGQYPLTYLEHTSELHPQSRTYEFWMQMQQPKDEILPGTSVTVNVDMAKAGLSDIQGYQLPMTTLEAGSEANQFYVWKMEEGQAFKSEVEVDKISGQGALIAHGVEQGDRLVNSNLRKLRDGIKLSGKAE from the coding sequence ATGAACCTTTCCAAATTATCAATTGTTGTCGCGTCGGCTATATTGCTTCAAGCCTGTAACAGTGAAGCCGTACACCGTGAACAACCCCCTCTGCTAGTTTCTACCTTTGAAGTTGGCGCGCCGCTGACTGATCAATTCAGAAGTTTTAACGGTCAGGTAATGCCCGCTGAATTGACCCCATTGGCATTTAAGCTCGCAGGCGAAATCCAACAAGTCTTGGTAGAAGCCGGTGACAACGTCGAAAAAGGCCAGCTACTTGCAACCTTAGACAACGCAACGTATCTCCAAGATCTGACTGATGCTAACTCTCAATTCAAACTGGCGAGCAAGCAGTTGGCCCGTGGTACGGAGATGTTTGGTAGCAAGATGTTGTCGCAGTCAGAGTTAGACCAACTAACGGCTAACTATAAGCTGGCATCGGCGAATTTGGCAGCTGCAGAACGCAAGCTAAGTTACACAGAGCTTTTAGCGCCATTTTCCGGGACCGTTTCTACCGTGGACAAGCAACGTTTCGAAAACACGACACCGGGTGAAACACTATTAAGCGTGTACCAGAACGATAAGGTGTATGTACGAATTCAAGTATCAGATTCGATCTTGGCATCGATCAGTCCAGACATGCGTTCAAATAGCTATCGTCCTGAGGCGACCTTTGGCGGTCACACTGGCCAATATCCCCTGACGTATTTGGAGCACACCAGTGAATTGCACCCGCAATCGCGTACTTACGAATTTTGGATGCAGATGCAACAACCTAAAGACGAAATCCTGCCGGGTACCAGCGTTACGGTGAACGTGGATATGGCGAAAGCCGGCTTGAGCGATATTCAAGGCTACCAATTACCAATGACAACTTTAGAAGCGGGTTCTGAAGCGAATCAGTTTTATGTGTGGAAAATGGAAGAAGGACAAGCATTCAAAAGCGAAGTAGAAGTCGACAAGATCAGTGGCCAAGGCGCATTAATCGCTCATGGTGTTGAGCAAGGTGATCGACTCGTAAACTCGAATCTAAGAAAACTCCGTGACGGAATCAAATTGTCAGGAAAAGCAGAATGA
- a CDS encoding methyl-accepting chemotaxis protein encodes MKEVQFRTIDKLFIKMSINDKFWVIFFIFFVAVASLAGLNYVNNMEQIDASAKQQVEYQLQGILSASDSPASVRSVSQQTRPQETTILKNGPVTATAIAQDGNYYSLTVSNLDTQNQKQQALYTLLLSFLWCVPFGLFCYWVATFLGGALWVLYSTTQKIGDGDLTSRLGFHPGRDEFGTIGCALDRSMDTLSELVNNVNHSAATLSETSASFEAEMKRSETQIMSQNASLDSVATAMDQMTASANEVSNISARSTEQTEQDAQQINDSHTKVQQAISEITTLSSLIEQTSSSVTSLNVNTSQINEVITTINAISEQTNLLALNAAIEAARAGEQGRGFAVVADEVRTLASRTQSATVEIQAMIERLQQESQNIAKITEQTVDQAQTSSQLISNIGDDVNSIADSAQALMDMSIQIATSADEQSNVANTIAAELNDIRSQSDVIKEVAQNSSNGVSTLTDASVSLSKTLARYRT; translated from the coding sequence ATGAAAGAAGTACAATTTCGAACGATAGACAAACTGTTTATTAAAATGTCTATCAACGACAAGTTTTGGGTCATTTTCTTTATCTTTTTTGTCGCTGTGGCAAGCCTCGCTGGCCTCAACTACGTCAACAATATGGAACAAATTGACGCGAGTGCAAAACAGCAGGTTGAATATCAATTGCAAGGCATTTTATCAGCGTCAGATTCCCCAGCTTCCGTTCGTTCAGTTAGCCAACAAACACGTCCTCAAGAAACAACCATATTGAAGAATGGTCCAGTTACAGCAACAGCCATTGCACAAGATGGTAATTACTACTCTCTTACCGTTTCAAATCTCGATACGCAGAATCAAAAGCAGCAAGCACTGTACACTTTATTACTGAGCTTTTTGTGGTGTGTGCCTTTTGGTCTTTTCTGTTACTGGGTAGCGACTTTCCTAGGCGGCGCACTGTGGGTGCTTTACTCAACGACTCAAAAGATTGGTGATGGCGACTTAACATCACGCCTTGGTTTCCACCCTGGCCGAGACGAGTTCGGCACGATTGGTTGTGCGCTTGACCGTTCAATGGACACGCTTAGTGAGTTAGTCAACAACGTAAACCACAGTGCAGCAACGCTGAGTGAAACATCGGCTTCTTTCGAAGCAGAGATGAAGCGCAGTGAAACACAAATTATGAGCCAGAATGCGTCTCTAGACTCTGTTGCTACTGCCATGGATCAGATGACGGCTTCAGCCAATGAAGTCTCTAACATTTCAGCACGTTCAACTGAACAAACTGAACAAGACGCGCAGCAAATCAACGACAGCCATACGAAAGTTCAACAAGCCATCTCAGAGATCACCACACTCTCTTCTTTGATTGAGCAAACCTCATCTTCAGTTACCAGCTTGAATGTGAACACTAGCCAAATTAATGAAGTGATCACGACGATCAACGCAATCTCAGAGCAAACTAACTTGCTTGCACTGAACGCGGCGATCGAAGCTGCTCGTGCGGGTGAACAAGGCCGTGGTTTCGCTGTTGTTGCTGATGAAGTACGAACGCTTGCAAGTCGCACTCAGTCGGCTACGGTTGAAATCCAAGCGATGATTGAACGCTTACAGCAAGAGAGCCAAAATATCGCTAAGATCACCGAGCAAACGGTCGATCAAGCGCAAACTAGCAGCCAACTGATTTCAAACATTGGGGACGATGTAAACTCGATTGCTGACTCCGCTCAAGCGCTAATGGATATGAGTATTCAGATTGCAACCTCAGCGGACGAGCAAAGCAACGTAGCGAACACCATCGCAGCTGAGCTTAACGATATTCGCAGTCAATCCGATGTGATTAAAGAAGTGGCTCAAAACTCTTCAAATGGCGTGTCAACACTGACAGACGCATCAGTTTCTTTGTCTAAAACTTTGGCAAGATACCGCACTTAG
- a CDS encoding aromatic amino acid transport family protein, producing the protein MNKSKVFGSTLIIAGTTIGAGMLALPLASAGIGFSTSLFLMLGLWALMAFTALLMVELHQFADSDATLHTLADKILGTKGKWIASFAVMFLFYALCAAYIAGGGAQFNQRISDISGIELNGQITTLLFTLLVAGVVTIGTHSVDKVNRVLFGLKLIAMVLVLSFLAPNITSQYLMSMPLQQGLIVAAIPVVFTSFGFHGSIPSIVRYLDGDVRSLRKVMIIGSALPLVIYVFWQSVTLGVISQEQLLSDTSLGALLVSLSQTVHQSNLSVIVGVFADLALLTSFIGVSLGLFEFMGDSLSKKLGSAKRVKTAAITFLPPLGFALFYPQGFITALGYAAIALSVLAILLPTVMVYKIRYTDFSVEPQGTEATYQVLGGSKALFLVGSVGVFIIAIQILISVGLLPSLG; encoded by the coding sequence ATGAATAAATCAAAGGTTTTTGGTAGTACTTTGATCATTGCAGGCACCACTATTGGTGCTGGCATGCTCGCTCTTCCACTTGCTTCTGCAGGTATTGGCTTTTCAACCTCACTTTTTCTAATGCTTGGCTTATGGGCTCTAATGGCCTTTACTGCATTGTTAATGGTAGAACTACATCAATTCGCTGATTCTGACGCAACCCTACACACGCTAGCTGACAAAATTTTAGGGACAAAAGGTAAGTGGATCGCTAGCTTTGCAGTTATGTTCCTTTTCTACGCTCTGTGTGCAGCTTATATTGCAGGCGGTGGTGCGCAGTTTAATCAACGTATCTCGGATATTTCAGGCATTGAGCTTAATGGCCAAATCACAACCCTTCTATTCACACTGTTAGTTGCTGGCGTTGTGACGATTGGTACGCACAGTGTTGATAAAGTTAACCGCGTTTTATTCGGACTTAAACTGATTGCGATGGTACTGGTACTCAGCTTCCTAGCACCAAACATCACCTCTCAATACCTAATGAGCATGCCTTTACAGCAAGGGCTGATTGTTGCAGCAATCCCAGTCGTGTTTACCTCTTTTGGCTTCCACGGCAGCATCCCTTCAATTGTTCGATACCTAGATGGTGACGTTCGCTCTCTACGTAAGGTCATGATTATTGGCTCTGCACTCCCTTTGGTCATCTATGTTTTCTGGCAGAGTGTGACTCTAGGTGTGATTAGCCAAGAGCAGCTTTTGTCGGATACAAGTTTGGGCGCACTGTTAGTCTCATTGTCACAAACCGTTCATCAATCAAACCTTAGCGTTATCGTTGGCGTATTCGCAGACCTTGCACTGCTGACTTCTTTTATTGGTGTGAGCTTGGGGTTATTTGAATTCATGGGGGATTCACTGAGCAAGAAACTAGGCAGTGCAAAACGCGTTAAAACGGCCGCTATCACTTTCTTACCGCCATTAGGTTTTGCCTTGTTCTACCCACAGGGTTTCATTACAGCTCTGGGCTACGCAGCCATAGCACTTTCAGTGCTCGCAATTTTGCTGCCGACAGTGATGGTATACAAGATTCGTTACACGGATTTCTCTGTAGAACCTCAAGGTACAGAAGCGACTTACCAAGTGCTCGGTGGAAGTAAAGCGTTGTTTTTAGTTGGCAGCGTAGGCGTTTTTATCATTGCGATTCAAATCCTTATTTCAGTAGGGCTATTGCCTTCTCTGGGCTAA
- a CDS encoding acyl carrier protein phosphodiesterase, translated as MNFLAHLHIAQHCKSNLAGNLLGDFVKGDPNKHYSTSLSDGIRLHRFVDSYTDRHDVSRSAKSLFLDQTRRFAPIALDVFWDHCLANHWTQFSQQTLEHFCFDSHQQIFAHQEPHWPENFITIHQKMAEQRWLESYQDMSSIEVVLQRMALRRPKLGMLKNCYDDLERHYDTLQCHFNELYPNVLEEAKQFNALQMKKNQKER; from the coding sequence ATGAACTTTCTCGCACACCTCCACATCGCTCAACACTGTAAAAGTAACTTAGCTGGTAATCTGTTAGGTGACTTCGTTAAAGGCGACCCTAATAAACACTATTCAACCTCGCTTTCAGACGGAATAAGACTTCATCGATTCGTGGATAGTTACACAGACCGTCACGATGTATCCCGATCGGCAAAATCGCTTTTTTTAGACCAAACGCGTCGCTTTGCGCCTATTGCACTGGATGTATTTTGGGATCACTGCTTAGCCAATCATTGGACTCAGTTCTCGCAGCAGACGTTAGAGCATTTTTGTTTCGATAGTCATCAACAGATCTTTGCACATCAAGAGCCACACTGGCCTGAGAACTTCATTACGATTCATCAAAAGATGGCAGAACAACGTTGGCTGGAAAGCTATCAAGACATGTCTTCCATAGAAGTTGTATTGCAACGTATGGCGTTGAGAAGGCCCAAGCTAGGGATGCTCAAAAATTGTTACGACGACCTCGAACGTCACTATGATACGTTGCAGTGTCACTTTAATGAGCTGTATCCCAACGTTTTAGAAGAAGCGAAGCAGTTTAATGCACTTCAAATGAAGAAAAATCAAAAGGAAAGGTAA
- a CDS encoding HAD-IA family hydrolase, which yields MRLEQTKCVIFDCDGTLIDSEKLCCQALVNVFTGFGAELNVNDCYAHFQGGKLADILMDTQERLGLSISIDTLEPLYRIELEALFQRHLKPMDGAIELIEFLKRQDIEFCIASNAPKSRVESSLAMTGMLDDFKGKVFSAFDANSWKPEPDLIMYTAMNMGFLPNECIYVDDTLKGIEAGVRAGIQSFRLRPSINESIVDPEADSSEVAAQDIYSLEEISVWINGKHCSSGGIPNPAALVG from the coding sequence ATGCGGTTAGAACAGACTAAATGTGTAATTTTCGATTGTGATGGAACACTCATCGATAGCGAAAAGCTGTGTTGCCAAGCCTTGGTGAATGTATTCACCGGCTTTGGGGCGGAGCTAAACGTTAATGACTGCTATGCGCACTTTCAAGGTGGAAAGCTGGCCGATATCTTAATGGATACACAAGAACGTTTAGGGCTATCTATCTCGATTGATACGCTTGAGCCGTTATATCGTATTGAATTAGAAGCTTTGTTCCAACGTCATTTAAAGCCGATGGATGGTGCCATCGAGCTCATTGAATTCCTAAAGCGACAGGACATCGAATTTTGTATCGCTTCTAATGCGCCTAAGTCTCGGGTTGAATCTTCATTGGCAATGACAGGAATGCTCGATGACTTTAAAGGTAAAGTGTTTTCAGCTTTTGATGCCAACAGCTGGAAGCCTGAACCTGACCTGATTATGTATACAGCCATGAATATGGGCTTTTTACCCAATGAGTGTATCTATGTGGACGATACTTTGAAAGGAATTGAAGCGGGTGTTCGTGCGGGTATTCAATCATTCCGATTGCGCCCAAGTATTAATGAATCAATCGTAGATCCCGAAGCCGACTCATCAGAGGTAGCGGCTCAGGATATCTACAGTTTGGAAGAGATTTCGGTTTGGATTAATGGCAAGCACTGCTCAAGTGGTGGAATACCGAACCCTGCAGCTTTGGTGGGGTAG
- a CDS encoding DEAD/DEAH box helicase, which translates to MSESTQSFNQLGLSEQLLTTLSELNFTAPTSVQEQAIPLVLEGKDVLAGAQTGTGKTAAFGLPIIQRLIETKDNVIPNPKLVRALVLVPTRELAQQVFDNVTSYAKGTDIKVVVAYGGVSMKVQTDNLRGGADILVATPGRLIDHMFTKNIMLSQTEVLVLDEADRMLDMGFMPDIKRILSRMNDVRQTLFFSATFDNKIKALAHRMMQSPSEIQVTPKNSTADTVTQMVYPVDKSRKSELLAYLIGSKNWQQVLVFTKTKQGTDALVKELKLDGIKAASINGDKSQGARQKALDDFKSGKVRALIATDVAARGIDIQQLEQVVNYDMPFKAEDYVHRIGRTGRAGNTGLAISLMSQDEAYLLGDIERLLDTRLPQEWLEGFEPSLEKDVAPDRGGRSKSRSSEKRKIKAKLKIHQNRGKARR; encoded by the coding sequence ATGTCTGAATCTACCCAATCTTTTAACCAACTAGGATTGTCTGAGCAACTTCTTACAACGCTATCAGAGCTAAACTTTACGGCTCCGACTAGTGTTCAAGAACAAGCTATTCCATTGGTACTGGAAGGCAAAGATGTACTGGCTGGTGCGCAAACGGGTACCGGTAAAACCGCGGCGTTTGGTTTGCCGATTATTCAAAGATTAATCGAGACTAAAGACAATGTTATTCCGAACCCTAAGCTCGTTCGTGCACTTGTGTTAGTGCCAACGCGTGAATTGGCACAACAGGTGTTTGATAACGTAACGAGTTATGCGAAAGGCACCGATATTAAAGTTGTGGTGGCTTACGGCGGCGTTAGCATGAAGGTTCAAACCGATAACTTACGTGGAGGCGCCGACATTCTTGTAGCGACGCCTGGTCGTCTTATTGACCATATGTTCACCAAGAACATTATGTTAAGCCAAACGGAAGTGCTGGTATTAGACGAAGCAGACCGCATGCTAGATATGGGCTTCATGCCTGACATCAAACGCATTCTTTCTCGCATGAACGACGTACGTCAGACGCTGTTCTTCTCTGCGACGTTCGACAATAAAATTAAAGCGCTTGCACATCGAATGATGCAGTCACCAAGCGAAATTCAAGTTACGCCAAAAAACAGCACCGCTGACACCGTTACCCAGATGGTTTATCCGGTTGATAAATCGCGTAAAAGTGAACTATTGGCTTATTTGATTGGCTCAAAAAACTGGCAACAAGTGTTGGTGTTCACGAAAACTAAGCAGGGTACTGATGCTCTAGTTAAAGAGCTTAAGTTAGACGGCATCAAAGCGGCATCAATCAATGGTGATAAGAGCCAAGGTGCGCGCCAAAAAGCACTGGACGATTTCAAATCAGGCAAGGTGAGAGCGTTGATTGCAACCGACGTGGCAGCTCGTGGTATTGATATCCAGCAGCTAGAACAAGTTGTGAACTATGACATGCCATTTAAAGCTGAAGATTACGTCCACCGCATCGGACGTACTGGCCGCGCAGGTAATACCGGTTTAGCGATTTCTTTGATGAGTCAGGATGAAGCGTACCTATTGGGTGACATTGAACGCTTACTTGATACTCGCTTGCCTCAAGAGTGGCTAGAGGGCTTTGAACCAAGTCTAGAAAAAGATGTAGCCCCCGATCGCGGTGGTCGCAGTAAAAGTCGTTCATCAGAAAAACGTAAGATCAAAGCGAAGCTTAAGATTCACCAAAACCGCGGTAAAGCACGTCGCTAA